The Erythrolamprus reginae isolate rEryReg1 chromosome 3, rEryReg1.hap1, whole genome shotgun sequence genome contains a region encoding:
- the TIMM17A gene encoding mitochondrial import inner membrane translocase subunit Tim17-A isoform X1 produces the protein MEEYAREPCPWRIVDDCGGAFTMGAIGGGIFQAIKGFRNSPVGVNYRLRGSLTAIKTRAPQLGGSFAIWGGLFSMIDCSLVKARGKEDPWNSISSGALTGAILASRNGPIAMVGSAAMGGILLALIEGAGILLTRFASAQFPNGPQLSEEPSQFQGSPFGDYRQYQ, from the exons ATGGAGGAATACGCGCGCGAGCCTTG cCCCTGGAGAATAGTGGATGATTGTGGTGGTGCTTTCACAATGGGAGCCATCGGTGGAGGCATCTTTCAAGCCATCAAAGGATTCAGAAATTCCCCAGTG GGTGTAAATTACCGGTTGCGGGGTAGTTTGACAGCTATTAAAACCAGAGCACCGCAGTTGGGAG GTAGCTTTGCTATCTGGGGAGGTCTCTTTTCCATGATCGACTGCAGCCTGGTTAAAGCAAGAGGAAAAGAGGATCCCTGGAATTCTATTTCCAGTGGTGCCTTAACGGGGGCCATTTTAGCTTCAAGAA ATGGACCAATCGCCATGGTTGGATCTGCAGCTATGGGAGGAATTCTTCTAGCTTTAATTGAAGGAGCAGGTATCCTGTTAACGAGATTTGCATCTGCTCAGTTTCCAAACG GTCCTCAGCTGTCTGAAGAGCCATCTCAGTTCCAAGGCTCTCCCTTTGGAGACTATAGACAGTACCAAtga
- the TIMM17A gene encoding mitochondrial import inner membrane translocase subunit Tim17-A isoform X2 produces the protein MGAIGGGIFQAIKGFRNSPVGVNYRLRGSLTAIKTRAPQLGGSFAIWGGLFSMIDCSLVKARGKEDPWNSISSGALTGAILASRNGPIAMVGSAAMGGILLALIEGAGILLTRFASAQFPNGPQLSEEPSQFQGSPFGDYRQYQ, from the exons ATGGGAGCCATCGGTGGAGGCATCTTTCAAGCCATCAAAGGATTCAGAAATTCCCCAGTG GGTGTAAATTACCGGTTGCGGGGTAGTTTGACAGCTATTAAAACCAGAGCACCGCAGTTGGGAG GTAGCTTTGCTATCTGGGGAGGTCTCTTTTCCATGATCGACTGCAGCCTGGTTAAAGCAAGAGGAAAAGAGGATCCCTGGAATTCTATTTCCAGTGGTGCCTTAACGGGGGCCATTTTAGCTTCAAGAA ATGGACCAATCGCCATGGTTGGATCTGCAGCTATGGGAGGAATTCTTCTAGCTTTAATTGAAGGAGCAGGTATCCTGTTAACGAGATTTGCATCTGCTCAGTTTCCAAACG GTCCTCAGCTGTCTGAAGAGCCATCTCAGTTCCAAGGCTCTCCCTTTGGAGACTATAGACAGTACCAAtga